The proteins below come from a single Polynucleobacter sp. MWH-UH23A genomic window:
- a CDS encoding flagellar hook-length control protein FliK, protein MPTVSQIRMQAAANSANSAMAKPGSTPGSSATPGGFEAFLAALDQSQMARLSVRGDSDRSSTQNALPGALRGQNLPTSIQNSSDPAKNSDPLQLLMAQLAAQSLAAQNAAVQTFNAANQTSLGATTNQSMSVEALMASLNAQANGSTTDLTSLIGQVGQQIDSKQAALISQALTKAMKANGQAPDAMMQTQVAALLQSLQGGGGQNSLFNQSGTQTPAQIASAIQAFAQKNGISLAPELQTQLTNLINQGNDQSSGIKLLGVQADATLQAGAVDPTKATTIQNLTEGKQAQVMTTAIDKLPKGKTIDGPLTFNAFNDKNHGTKPGSLIDEAVSVMTKDQSQVAKPDQADQLVVQSTKDQPDLNAMTANNSGLARIDGHSAAAQKMELKASEVSLATGPLHTEVMSAAKSGGGRIMLELTPPEQGTIRIDLRINSAGQAHLIVEGASEATKSRLDQGGQNLKNEFAQMGLNLSLDLRQGGQSQQMFDQAAFSGRQPGYNRIFSNAQGLSSVASINSIGSGDNRENSSAVHLYA, encoded by the coding sequence ATGCCAACAGTAAGTCAAATTCGGATGCAAGCAGCTGCTAATAGCGCAAATAGCGCTATGGCTAAGCCTGGCTCTACGCCTGGCAGCTCTGCTACGCCCGGTGGCTTTGAGGCATTCTTGGCGGCTTTAGATCAAAGTCAGATGGCACGCCTAAGTGTGAGAGGCGATTCTGATCGATCAAGCACTCAAAATGCGTTACCAGGAGCATTGAGGGGGCAAAATTTGCCTACATCAATCCAAAACTCTTCGGACCCTGCAAAAAATTCCGATCCATTGCAACTGTTAATGGCTCAATTAGCAGCGCAAAGCCTAGCTGCTCAAAATGCTGCAGTACAAACCTTTAATGCTGCTAACCAAACTTCGCTTGGCGCTACAACGAACCAGTCCATGAGTGTTGAGGCTTTGATGGCTAGTCTGAACGCGCAAGCAAATGGTTCGACCACTGACTTAACGTCATTGATCGGGCAGGTAGGTCAGCAAATTGACTCAAAGCAAGCGGCACTCATTAGTCAGGCATTAACTAAGGCAATGAAGGCCAACGGTCAAGCGCCGGATGCTATGATGCAAACTCAGGTTGCCGCTTTGTTGCAGTCGTTACAAGGTGGTGGCGGTCAAAACTCTCTATTTAATCAGAGTGGCACTCAAACCCCTGCTCAGATTGCTAGTGCTATTCAAGCTTTTGCTCAGAAAAACGGCATTAGTCTGGCACCTGAGCTTCAAACGCAGTTAACAAATCTCATTAATCAAGGCAATGATCAGTCGTCAGGCATTAAGTTGCTTGGCGTTCAGGCTGATGCGACCCTTCAGGCTGGTGCGGTTGATCCTACTAAAGCGACAACTATTCAGAATTTAACTGAGGGTAAGCAGGCTCAGGTGATGACCACTGCTATTGATAAGTTGCCAAAAGGCAAAACAATCGATGGTCCACTTACTTTTAATGCATTTAACGATAAGAATCACGGTACGAAGCCAGGCTCTTTAATTGATGAAGCTGTATCAGTCATGACTAAAGATCAGAGTCAAGTAGCGAAGCCTGATCAGGCGGATCAGTTAGTTGTTCAAAGCACTAAAGATCAACCTGATTTGAATGCAATGACAGCTAATAACAGTGGTCTTGCGAGAATTGACGGTCATTCGGCTGCCGCTCAAAAGATGGAGTTAAAAGCATCTGAAGTTTCCTTGGCTACCGGCCCATTACACACTGAAGTAATGAGTGCCGCTAAGTCTGGTGGCGGAAGAATCATGCTGGAGTTAACCCCTCCTGAGCAGGGTACGATCAGAATCGATTTACGAATTAATTCAGCTGGCCAAGCTCACTTAATTGTCGAGGGTGCTAGTGAAGCCACTAAATCTCGCCTAGATCAGGGCGGCCAAAACCTTAAAAATGAGTTCGCTCAAATGGGGTTGAATTTGTCCTTAGATTTAAGGCAGGGCGGACAGTCCCAGCAAATGTTCGATCAAGCCGCTTTTAGCGGTCGTCAGCCTGGTTACAACAGGATTTTTTCAAATGCACAAGGTTTGAGCTCAGTAGCCTCAATAAATTCTATCGGTTCAGGTGATAATAGGGAAAATAGCAGTGCAGTTCACCTGTATGCTTGA
- a CDS encoding FliI/YscN family ATPase, which produces MSHLQPAELANQLEMRKQHLLETPLSIREGKLKRVSGIVLEVEGLPMSIGSGATILSELGGKTYDAECIGFNGAITYLMPIDSMEGISPGALVYPTNTPFNSGSGYTSNSIGDPLPIGEDLLGRVVDGLGRPIDGKGYGEKQLTPSIQRTLNPLDRTPIHEPLDVGIQAVNGLLTVGRGQRVGIFAGSGVGKSVLLGMLARNCVADVIVIGLVGERGREVREFCEDTLGPESFKRSVVVAAPADASPLARSKGASYATDVAIWFRDQGKHVVLIVDSLTRYAMSLREIGLSLGEAPVARGYPPSVFARMPELVERVGNGANPDGSITAFYTVLLEGDDTNDPVADTARGILDGHFFLSRELADSGHYPAIDVEKSISRVMPKVVSKEHLLSARRLKQLYSRYMRGRDLVSMGAYIAGTDPELDAALAAWPKIQAFLQQDAEVTIPIDQTERLLFEIAPPTT; this is translated from the coding sequence GTGAGTCATTTGCAACCAGCTGAATTGGCAAATCAGTTAGAGATGCGCAAGCAGCACTTACTAGAAACACCGCTCTCGATTCGCGAGGGAAAACTAAAACGTGTCTCTGGCATTGTGCTAGAGGTAGAAGGTTTGCCGATGAGCATTGGCTCAGGCGCCACCATACTCTCTGAGTTGGGTGGGAAAACCTATGATGCGGAGTGTATCGGTTTCAATGGCGCAATTACTTACCTGATGCCTATTGATTCTATGGAAGGTATTTCCCCAGGCGCTCTCGTTTATCCAACTAATACCCCTTTTAATTCTGGAAGCGGTTACACCTCAAACAGCATTGGTGATCCACTTCCCATTGGTGAGGATTTATTAGGAAGAGTTGTTGACGGTCTTGGTCGTCCAATTGATGGTAAAGGTTATGGCGAAAAACAACTTACCCCATCTATTCAGAGAACATTAAATCCGCTTGATAGAACTCCGATTCATGAGCCTCTAGATGTTGGTATCCAAGCTGTCAATGGCTTGCTAACGGTTGGTCGAGGGCAACGTGTCGGTATTTTTGCAGGCTCTGGCGTCGGTAAGAGTGTTTTATTGGGAATGCTGGCGCGTAATTGCGTTGCTGATGTGATTGTGATCGGGCTTGTCGGCGAGCGTGGTCGAGAAGTAAGAGAATTTTGTGAAGATACCTTAGGCCCAGAATCTTTTAAGCGCTCAGTTGTTGTTGCCGCACCCGCAGACGCATCACCTCTAGCAAGATCGAAAGGTGCTTCCTACGCAACTGATGTCGCTATCTGGTTTCGGGATCAGGGCAAACATGTGGTCTTAATCGTAGATTCATTGACTCGCTATGCAATGTCACTACGAGAAATCGGTTTGAGTTTAGGTGAGGCGCCTGTGGCGCGTGGTTATCCACCTAGTGTGTTTGCCAGAATGCCGGAGTTGGTTGAACGTGTTGGTAATGGCGCCAATCCCGATGGATCGATTACGGCTTTTTATACAGTGCTCCTTGAGGGCGACGATACGAACGATCCGGTGGCTGATACAGCTCGAGGAATCTTAGACGGACATTTTTTCCTCTCAAGAGAGTTGGCCGATAGTGGTCACTATCCCGCGATTGATGTAGAGAAGTCCATTTCGCGCGTGATGCCCAAAGTGGTTTCCAAAGAGCACCTGTTATCAGCCCGACGTCTCAAGCAGTTATATAGTCGATACATGAGGGGTAGAGATTTGGTCTCCATGGGCGCTTATATTGCCGGCACTGACCCAGAACTGGATGCGGCTTTGGCAGCATGGCCCAAAATTCAGGCCTTTTTGCAGCAAGATGCAGAAGTGACAATTCCGATTGATCAGACCGAGAGGTTGTTGTTTGAGATCGCCCCACCTACCACTTAG
- a CDS encoding FliH/SctL family protein: protein MPSSDEDSLLTRWEPPSFDPPKPPKPPKVPPVLYPTVEEVEAIREKAFKEAYELGNQQGFVEGCDAGYKEGKESGYREGYERGYVDADAETKRLQDALGQLLEALRGMPEAIAQPLIEFTYETASRLAANVSMERGPFVAAVQEALMRLPRPGENLYLRLNAEEVETWKKIVDDPGLPFNCTILVDADVNPGHAYVEVSGARIDLGEQARIALVRAALGLDRDSIEQENQTVLGYQDGEGVDQDNSATGDEEKSE, encoded by the coding sequence ATGCCTTCCTCTGATGAGGACTCTTTGCTGACGAGGTGGGAGCCTCCCTCCTTTGATCCTCCAAAGCCCCCAAAGCCTCCCAAGGTTCCTCCGGTCCTTTACCCCACCGTAGAAGAAGTCGAGGCAATTCGCGAGAAAGCCTTTAAGGAAGCGTATGAGCTTGGCAATCAACAAGGCTTTGTTGAGGGATGCGATGCTGGATATAAAGAAGGAAAAGAATCTGGCTACCGCGAGGGTTACGAGCGCGGATATGTCGATGCAGATGCTGAAACAAAACGTTTACAGGATGCCCTCGGACAATTATTGGAAGCTCTTAGGGGAATGCCTGAGGCGATTGCGCAACCCCTGATTGAATTTACCTACGAAACTGCGTCACGTTTGGCGGCTAATGTCTCTATGGAGCGAGGACCCTTTGTTGCGGCAGTTCAAGAAGCATTAATGCGTTTACCGCGTCCTGGTGAGAATCTTTATTTGCGTTTAAATGCCGAGGAAGTCGAGACTTGGAAAAAAATTGTCGATGATCCTGGTCTGCCGTTTAATTGTACGATTTTGGTTGATGCTGATGTCAATCCAGGTCATGCATATGTTGAAGTGAGTGGGGCTCGCATTGACTTAGGTGAGCAAGCGCGAATCGCACTAGTTAGGGCGGCACTAGGGTTGGATCGCGATTCAATCGAGCAAGAAAATCAAACTGTGCTTGGTTATCAAGATGGAGAAGGTGTTGATCAAGATAACTCTGCTACAGGCGATGAGGAAAAATCAGAGTGA
- the fliG gene encoding flagellar motor switch protein FliG has product MPDDEVEAPKSLSIAEALKEGVKSATQSGTLTFEELDGASRAAVVLLAVGAESAANVLRTMTPFEVQRLSGKMAVVRSLSRDLVLQVLRQFKEVTENNSQVAFDTDDFMQNMLTKAMGAEGASDLLGRLESTLDMSGIETLKRMEPDVLYEMIKGEHPQIVATVMVFLEPGQAASVLKLFPDDLRNELILRIALLEKVQPAALKELNEVMSRSAGPDADFRRSTVGGVVPTAEILNMLSGGLDKQALKTIHDFNADLADAIQEKMFVFEDFNDIEDRSLQTLLLEVPQETLVMALKGASPKLREKLFKNMAKRAADGVREDLETRPPVKVQEVEEMQKEVIRIARTLAEEGRMIMERGKSADAFL; this is encoded by the coding sequence ATGCCTGATGATGAAGTCGAAGCACCGAAAAGCCTCTCGATAGCGGAGGCTCTTAAAGAGGGTGTTAAAAGCGCCACCCAGTCAGGCACCTTAACTTTCGAGGAGCTTGATGGTGCTTCTCGCGCCGCGGTGGTTTTATTGGCTGTAGGTGCTGAATCAGCCGCAAACGTATTACGCACTATGACTCCTTTTGAGGTTCAAAGACTGTCTGGAAAGATGGCGGTGGTGCGATCTCTTAGTCGTGATTTGGTGCTGCAAGTGTTGCGGCAGTTTAAAGAAGTTACAGAGAACAATTCTCAGGTGGCCTTTGACACCGATGACTTCATGCAAAATATGCTTACAAAAGCAATGGGTGCTGAGGGTGCATCTGATTTGCTTGGTCGTTTGGAGTCTACGCTGGACATGTCCGGTATTGAAACTCTTAAACGAATGGAGCCCGATGTTCTGTATGAGATGATTAAAGGTGAACATCCGCAGATTGTCGCAACCGTGATGGTGTTCTTGGAGCCTGGTCAAGCAGCGTCTGTATTGAAGCTCTTCCCGGATGATTTGCGTAACGAACTCATTTTGCGTATCGCTTTGTTAGAAAAAGTCCAACCCGCCGCCTTGAAAGAATTGAACGAAGTGATGTCTCGTTCTGCTGGTCCAGATGCAGACTTCCGCAGAAGTACTGTTGGCGGCGTAGTGCCTACTGCTGAAATTCTGAATATGCTTTCTGGAGGGCTTGATAAGCAAGCCCTTAAAACGATTCATGATTTCAATGCTGATTTGGCTGATGCCATTCAAGAGAAGATGTTTGTGTTCGAGGACTTCAACGATATCGAAGATCGCTCATTGCAAACCTTGCTCTTGGAAGTTCCACAAGAAACCTTGGTTATGGCGCTCAAGGGCGCGAGTCCGAAGCTACGCGAGAAGCTTTTCAAGAATATGGCCAAGCGCGCCGCCGATGGTGTGCGCGAAGATCTCGAGACACGCCCACCAGTCAAAGTGCAAGAAGTCGAAGAGATGCAAAAAGAGGTTATCCGTATCGCTCGTACATTGGCCGAGGAAGGCCGCATGATTATGGAAAGGGGCAAGTCAGCCGATGCCTTCCTCTGA
- the fliF gene encoding flagellar basal-body MS-ring/collar protein FliF, whose protein sequence is MSEEAKPAVPESEKDAAVVNIGSRPAAQTAPDSAPARGRVKLPSKLGELQMRFEALGMQQRLIVVAALFLFISALIFVTFSGRSKDDYRVLFSSVNERDGAAIVAALQQMNVPYKFTEGGAAILVPESSVYETRLRLAGQGLPKAGNVGFELLENQKMGTSQFVEQVNYQRGLEGELARSISSLAQVKSARVMLAIPKQTAFMREQEKPTASVVVTMHPGRFLDSQQVAAITNLVGSSVPNLGPANVTIVDAEGSLLAPNAQRLMGLDSNQLKYVAELEGALSKRVQAILEPVTGKENVRAQVTVDMDFGELERTEETFGRNSPPNQSSIRSQQSNEAATPSSSASGVPGALTNQPPGGGQAPINAAGGAAANAGPQNLNAPPSSSSSSASNIKKDLTVNYELDRAIERIKSEKGKVRRVSAAVVVNYKQPTGVDKDGKPLKPVPYTAKELDQINNLARDAVGYTEKRGDSVSVANIPFKLELPEEPAFYKQPGVIELSKEFFKFAIILGSLGIMFFGVVKPLLFPKKMDDALEEQRIEEEFDEKIKAEMAQMDPKLREKRRMEMELLRERQRIAEEEERLRIEEEKKRMEEERIRMEEEKKNEYESLLKYATDFVAENPKVVSSIFKEWLAADAEKTNSANAAAAAAAS, encoded by the coding sequence TTGAGCGAAGAAGCCAAGCCAGCAGTCCCGGAGAGTGAAAAAGACGCTGCGGTAGTCAATATTGGCTCCCGTCCTGCAGCGCAAACTGCTCCAGATTCGGCCCCTGCAAGGGGAAGGGTAAAACTCCCCTCAAAATTAGGTGAACTCCAAATGCGCTTCGAAGCGCTGGGGATGCAGCAGAGACTAATCGTTGTAGCCGCCTTATTTCTATTTATTTCAGCGCTCATCTTTGTAACCTTTTCTGGTCGCAGCAAAGATGACTATCGCGTTTTGTTCTCTAGTGTGAATGAGCGTGATGGAGCAGCTATTGTGGCTGCCTTGCAGCAAATGAATGTGCCTTATAAGTTCACCGAGGGTGGCGCAGCGATTTTGGTGCCTGAATCCTCTGTTTATGAAACACGCTTGAGATTGGCTGGACAGGGCTTGCCCAAGGCTGGAAATGTTGGTTTTGAGTTGCTTGAAAACCAAAAAATGGGTACCAGTCAATTTGTTGAGCAAGTTAACTATCAGCGCGGTCTTGAGGGTGAATTGGCACGTAGCATTAGTTCTTTAGCGCAGGTGAAATCGGCGCGAGTAATGCTGGCTATTCCAAAGCAAACTGCATTCATGCGCGAGCAAGAAAAGCCAACTGCCTCAGTAGTTGTCACAATGCACCCAGGTCGCTTCTTGGATTCTCAACAGGTTGCTGCGATTACCAATTTAGTGGGGTCTTCTGTTCCCAACTTAGGCCCCGCCAATGTCACGATTGTGGATGCAGAAGGAAGTCTGCTCGCTCCTAATGCTCAGCGCTTGATGGGCTTAGACAGTAATCAGCTCAAGTATGTTGCTGAGTTGGAGGGTGCGCTTTCCAAGCGGGTTCAGGCAATTTTGGAACCCGTGACTGGCAAAGAGAACGTGCGCGCACAAGTTACGGTAGATATGGACTTTGGAGAACTAGAGCGTACTGAAGAAACTTTTGGTCGCAATTCACCACCAAATCAATCCTCGATTCGCAGTCAACAAAGTAATGAGGCTGCCACACCAAGTTCATCCGCCTCTGGTGTACCAGGTGCGCTAACAAATCAGCCCCCTGGTGGCGGTCAAGCGCCAATCAATGCAGCTGGTGGCGCTGCTGCCAATGCAGGCCCTCAAAACTTGAATGCGCCACCATCGAGTTCAAGCTCGTCGGCAAGCAATATTAAGAAAGATCTGACGGTAAATTATGAGTTAGATCGTGCGATCGAGCGTATTAAGTCTGAAAAAGGAAAAGTCAGAAGGGTGTCTGCTGCCGTTGTAGTGAACTACAAACAACCAACTGGTGTTGATAAGGATGGTAAGCCCCTCAAGCCTGTGCCATATACTGCAAAAGAATTAGATCAAATCAATAATTTGGCTCGAGATGCTGTGGGTTATACCGAGAAACGTGGCGATAGCGTCAGCGTTGCCAACATTCCATTTAAGCTCGAACTGCCAGAAGAACCCGCATTTTATAAGCAGCCTGGTGTCATTGAGCTGAGCAAAGAATTCTTCAAATTTGCCATCATCTTAGGATCTTTAGGCATCATGTTCTTTGGTGTTGTGAAGCCGCTACTCTTTCCGAAGAAGATGGACGATGCGTTGGAGGAGCAGCGTATTGAAGAAGAGTTTGATGAGAAGATCAAAGCTGAGATGGCGCAAATGGATCCAAAACTACGCGAGAAGCGGCGTATGGAAATGGAGCTATTGAGAGAGCGCCAACGTATTGCCGAAGAGGAAGAACGTTTGCGCATCGAAGAAGAGAAAAAGCGCATGGAAGAAGAGCGTATCCGGATGGAAGAAGAGAAAAAGAACGAGTACGAGTCACTTCTCAAATACGCTACCGACTTTGTTGCTGAAAATCCGAAAGTGGTATCTTCTATTTTCAAAGAGTGGCTCGCCGCTGATGCTGAAAAAACAAATAGTGCAAATGCCGCTGCCGCTGCCGCTGCAAGTTGA
- a CDS encoding HAMP domain-containing sensor histidine kinase, whose amino-acid sequence MKHLEEAFAIFYAESQKLEAQQSALQEKINQLSDELQKSNQRLGILVNAIPAGVILLENNIVLLHNPAVLHFLPSLSSGQTFVIPTDWQPSIAPGEYVINTSDTHGKKPQKTVQVIRIDDGIRSYIQIQDITANIALHQETQRENRLSAMGKMAAGIAHQFRTPLATALLYSSHLCDDDLAPDISKEFAQRLRKQLLDLEKLSQDMLRFISNRPSKTILVSARQIIDEATASIQALFESSDVQLKVHCDIPTSTMLMVEPKSIPNAIVAILENALSVSKPADQVFLQAKVESKRMIILIEDQGPGIASTIIDSLFEPFSTTSANGTGLGLSIAKNTIEAHRGTINVENSAKGAIFKITLPITSE is encoded by the coding sequence GTGAAACATCTGGAGGAGGCGTTTGCCATTTTTTATGCAGAGTCCCAGAAGCTTGAGGCTCAGCAAAGCGCCCTTCAGGAAAAGATTAATCAACTTAGCGATGAGCTACAAAAATCCAATCAGCGCCTTGGCATCCTAGTGAATGCCATCCCCGCTGGAGTGATATTGCTAGAAAACAATATCGTGCTCTTGCATAATCCTGCGGTCCTGCACTTCTTACCCTCCCTGAGCTCCGGGCAAACATTTGTCATTCCAACTGATTGGCAGCCGTCGATTGCGCCTGGGGAGTACGTCATCAATACCTCAGATACCCACGGCAAAAAGCCCCAAAAGACAGTACAAGTGATCAGAATCGATGACGGCATCCGCAGTTACATTCAAATACAAGACATCACCGCCAACATTGCTCTTCACCAAGAGACTCAACGAGAAAATCGCTTATCAGCAATGGGAAAAATGGCTGCAGGAATCGCACATCAATTTCGCACACCTTTGGCAACCGCCCTGCTGTATTCGTCACACCTGTGCGATGACGATCTAGCGCCCGATATATCAAAAGAGTTCGCGCAGCGCCTTCGCAAACAATTACTTGACCTAGAAAAACTTTCGCAAGATATGTTGCGTTTTATTTCTAATCGTCCTAGCAAAACTATTTTGGTGAGCGCGCGGCAAATTATTGATGAGGCCACCGCAAGTATTCAAGCCCTATTCGAGAGTAGCGATGTTCAATTAAAAGTGCACTGCGATATACCGACATCAACCATGCTGATGGTTGAGCCTAAGTCAATACCAAATGCGATCGTGGCTATTCTAGAAAATGCGCTGAGTGTTTCAAAGCCTGCAGATCAGGTGTTTTTACAAGCCAAAGTCGAATCAAAAAGGATGATTATTCTCATCGAAGATCAGGGACCCGGAATCGCATCGACCATTATTGATTCTCTCTTTGAGCCTTTTTCCACTACCAGCGCAAACGGTACTGGCTTGGGTTTATCAATAGCTAAAAATACTATTGAAGCCCATCGAGGAACAATTAATGTTGAGAACTCTGCCAAAGGGGCCATTTTTAAAATCACACTGCCAATTACCTCTGAATAA
- a CDS encoding sigma-54 dependent transcriptional regulator, with the protein MNEHLNERFPVILVEDDEDLREAIAVTLRMKGIEFVTHQRAETVVPLLRPDLKTVLVTDYKLPGMTGIDLLKIAQKECPDLPVVIMTAFADAKLAVEALKAGARDFLIKPFVPQQLIEIISRYRTLNDVNDSSLNDTPENITSATSITTTEANKIDAGGSAIRPAESNVIAVDPQTIAIFSRCERVAGTDTSVLVTGESGAGKEVVAQHIHKTSKRVNGPYVAINCAAIPDTLLESILFGHEKGSFTGATKAQAGKFEQANKGTLFLDEIGEMPATLQTKLLRVLQDKKIERIGSTDSIQADVRIIAATNLNLQEQVRAGKFREDLFFRLNVFPIHVPELRKRPLDIIPLAEFFLKRYSVNIGRDSLSLSNQARNLLQEYNWPGNVRELENVIQRAVLLADDDQISAQDLELDFHQGNQPPNQPPTQTDTQERQNLSPKSGSNGTEIASVIGENQDIESIEREHILKILAEVKGNRTKAVEILGISARALRYKLKSYKEAGFLNE; encoded by the coding sequence ATGAACGAGCATTTAAATGAACGCTTCCCAGTGATTCTGGTTGAGGATGACGAAGACCTCAGGGAGGCAATTGCAGTAACTCTGCGAATGAAGGGTATTGAATTTGTTACTCATCAACGAGCTGAAACTGTCGTTCCCTTACTGCGTCCCGACCTCAAAACAGTATTAGTGACTGACTACAAACTACCAGGCATGACCGGCATCGACTTGCTCAAGATCGCGCAAAAAGAATGTCCTGATTTGCCCGTGGTGATCATGACAGCATTTGCCGATGCCAAGCTTGCAGTGGAGGCACTTAAGGCGGGTGCTAGAGATTTCTTAATTAAGCCTTTTGTACCTCAGCAATTGATTGAAATTATTTCTCGTTATCGCACATTAAATGATGTTAACGATAGCAGTCTTAATGACACCCCAGAAAACATAACTTCCGCAACAAGCATCACCACAACAGAAGCAAACAAGATCGATGCTGGCGGATCAGCGATTCGACCCGCAGAGAGCAACGTTATTGCTGTTGACCCTCAAACAATTGCGATTTTTTCGCGTTGTGAGCGTGTTGCAGGAACTGATACAAGCGTTTTAGTCACTGGAGAATCTGGCGCCGGAAAAGAAGTTGTGGCACAACATATTCACAAAACATCTAAACGTGTAAATGGCCCTTATGTAGCCATCAACTGCGCTGCAATTCCAGATACCCTTCTGGAATCCATCTTATTTGGCCATGAAAAGGGCTCATTTACTGGTGCTACTAAAGCGCAAGCGGGCAAGTTCGAGCAAGCAAATAAAGGCACTTTATTCTTAGATGAAATTGGGGAAATGCCTGCAACCCTCCAAACCAAATTATTGCGAGTACTACAAGATAAAAAAATTGAGCGTATCGGCTCGACTGATTCGATTCAAGCCGATGTCCGCATCATTGCTGCAACTAACTTAAACCTTCAAGAGCAAGTCAGAGCTGGAAAATTTAGGGAAGATTTGTTCTTTCGTTTAAATGTATTCCCGATTCATGTTCCGGAACTACGCAAACGCCCACTGGACATCATTCCGCTTGCGGAGTTCTTTCTCAAGCGCTACAGCGTCAACATTGGCAGAGACTCTTTAAGCCTGAGCAATCAAGCTAGAAACTTACTCCAGGAATACAACTGGCCAGGCAATGTACGTGAGCTTGAGAATGTTATTCAGCGGGCGGTGTTGCTGGCCGATGACGACCAAATCTCGGCTCAAGATTTAGAACTAGATTTCCACCAGGGCAATCAGCCACCTAACCAGCCCCCCACCCAAACCGACACTCAGGAACGTCAGAATTTAAGCCCTAAATCAGGGTCAAATGGCACAGAAATTGCATCTGTAATAGGTGAAAACCAAGATATTGAGTCAATTGAGCGCGAGCACATCCTCAAGATTTTGGCTGAAGTAAAGGGAAACCGAACAAAAGCCGTAGAGATATTAGGAATATCAGCAAGAGCCCTGCGCTACAAGCTCAAATCCTACAAAGAAGCTGGTTTCTTGAATGAATAA
- the fliE gene encoding flagellar hook-basal body complex protein FliE: MSTNNVDSMITRMQALAAAASGKPLVSDSQVNNGVDFSAVLKNAIENVNTAQNSAQAKAQSFSTGASDTSLEDVIVSLQKANLSLQGMIAVRNRLVDAYKEVTNLQV; the protein is encoded by the coding sequence ATGAGCACAAACAACGTCGACTCTATGATTACTCGGATGCAGGCCCTTGCCGCTGCAGCCAGTGGTAAGCCTTTGGTCAGCGATAGTCAGGTTAATAATGGCGTTGATTTCTCCGCCGTCCTGAAAAATGCTATCGAGAACGTCAATACCGCTCAAAATAGCGCCCAGGCCAAAGCTCAGTCTTTTTCCACTGGCGCTTCAGATACCTCCCTAGAAGATGTGATTGTTTCCTTACAAAAAGCCAATCTTTCTCTTCAAGGCATGATTGCTGTGCGCAACCGTTTAGTCGATGCTTACAAAGAAGTTACTAACTTACAGGTTTAG
- a CDS encoding EscU/YscU/HrcU family type III secretion system export apparatus switch protein, with amino-acid sequence MDEKKIRKAVALAYETNSAAPRITGQGEGFVADAILAKAKEFGIPTRTEPELVEFLMQLKLNELVPPKLYAAVAEVLAWAYEVDGKTIPNPNNVVIDRQGSS; translated from the coding sequence ATGGATGAGAAAAAAATCCGTAAAGCTGTTGCTCTCGCTTATGAGACCAATAGCGCAGCACCACGAATTACAGGGCAAGGCGAAGGCTTTGTAGCTGATGCCATCTTGGCAAAAGCAAAAGAATTCGGCATTCCCACAAGAACAGAGCCTGAGTTGGTGGAGTTTTTAATGCAACTTAAGCTTAATGAGTTAGTGCCGCCAAAACTGTATGCTGCTGTAGCAGAGGTCCTTGCATGGGCTTACGAGGTTGATGGAAAAACCATCCCGAATCCCAATAATGTCGTCATTGATCGTCAAGGATCTAGTTAG
- the fliS gene encoding flagellar export chaperone FliS produces the protein MPSRSARAYADSSVQTSVSAAEPGDLIVLIYERIFDHLKVAKRALENGEYGVEPFTKAHDLIQQGLLAALNPDVGGEVALNLGAIYEWSLREIINARVSKSPEKVDEVINVLSPLYEAWVSLAPKELVVGLAAPNPSMNQTSQASSY, from the coding sequence ATGCCCTCAAGATCAGCAAGAGCTTACGCAGATAGTTCAGTTCAGACATCGGTTAGCGCCGCGGAGCCGGGTGATCTGATTGTGCTCATTTATGAGCGCATATTTGATCATCTGAAGGTAGCAAAGAGGGCTCTTGAGAATGGTGAGTATGGTGTCGAGCCTTTCACTAAGGCTCACGATTTGATTCAGCAGGGGCTGCTTGCCGCTTTAAATCCAGATGTTGGCGGTGAAGTTGCCTTGAATCTTGGGGCAATTTATGAATGGTCGTTGCGCGAAATTATTAATGCTCGAGTTTCTAAATCACCTGAAAAAGTTGATGAAGTGATTAATGTGTTGAGCCCACTCTATGAAGCTTGGGTTTCTTTGGCTCCTAAAGAGTTGGTAGTGGGATTGGCCGCTCCCAATCCCAGCATGAACCAGACATCACAAGCCTCAAGTTACTGA